In Miscanthus floridulus cultivar M001 chromosome 19, ASM1932011v1, whole genome shotgun sequence, the DNA window AAACCGTTCAACTTTCGACCTTCCGGGCGGTTTTGCAGGTGAACAgtacttttgatattttcggaaggcgtcgaaattttatattattttttcgagcatcttaacgtcctcaaatgaaaaaactcaaaactacaaagttgtagatctcatcgaggtctacaatttacatataaaaattatcttcatccgacatcgtattgaagggttttatattttttgaaatttgagtctcatcacgcgacaaaatatgatgctgaaattttatattattttttcgagcatcttaacgtcctcaaatgaaaaaaaaattaaaactataaagttgtagatctcatcgaggtctacaatttacatataaaaattatcttcatccgatatcgtattgaagggttttctattttttgaaaattgagtctcatcacgcgacaaaacaattttgtcgcgtgatgagactcaaatttcaaaaaatagaaaacccttcaatacgatgtcgaatgaagataatttttacatGTAAACTGTAgaactcgatgagatctacaactttatagttttaatttttttcattttaggaagttaagatgctcgaaaaaataatataaaatttcagcatcatattttgtcgcgtgatgagactcaaatttcaaaaaataaaaaacccttcaatacgatgtcggatgaagataatttttatatgtaaattgtaagcgtcgatgagatctacaactttgtagttttgagttttttcatttgaggacgttaagatgctcgaaaaaataatataaaatttcggcgcctcccgaaaatatcaaaagttactgtttacCCGCAAAACCACCcggaaggttgaaagttgaacggtttcaagagttggagggccaaagttatccggttttgaagtttgaggttgaaatccggactttgatgaaagttggagggtgtaaattgaacTTTACCCTTAAATATACTACCAGTCCCTAAATTTGGGAGACGTTCCTATCCAGATCTAAACTTTTACTTTTTGATTTCTAGGTCTCATACACTTCTCGTGGATTCTAGCACTACTAGTCCAAACGTGTTTCAACTTGCTCCATATACATACGTGGCATGCGCTGATGTGAATCTGACATATTGTGTCTAGTACCTAAATTTATACGTCGGTGTCATCTAAGTCCTAAATTCCAAATTCacatacacacatatatatacaggTCTCCAAACTTGCTAAATGAACTGCCATTTGGGTCCCTGATTTCCAAAATTACAGACCTAGGTTCCTAAACTTGCTAATCGGGTCACGTGATGAGATTCAAATTACCATTATTTACGATAAACCACTAGCGTAGCTACTGATTGTGCATCTAAGATGTAGGGCTCATGTGACATCCCTCTCTCTCATCTTCCTTACTATATATTTCCCCTCGGTGCCACCGCGGCGCCGCCACTCTCTGTTGTGCCGCCATAGCTCGAGCACCAGCACCAACAATAGCCCATCAACCTTTAAAGTGCCTCCAAATAGAAGAAGGAGCACTGCCACCATGACGTCCAAGCTAGCCTCCGCATGCTCCCTCCTATTCTCCACACGCTTGCCAAGCTTGGCCACAACCAAGGCTGATGGTGACCACAGCGGACCCACAAGGTATGTCAGGTGGGTCACGTCATACCCTGTGGGGCAGCCTTGTACTTAACACTGTATTATCATATTTTGGATAAAATAATTTGCAACCCAAGTTAGCATTGTCTTTTGTTAGCCTAGTGTTAAGCATCTTGcattttgagcaagaaagagGTCGCTGGTTCAATCCCCTGCAGTCTCATTTTagtttttattttccttttttatGGTCAGCctcatttttgtttttgttttccatTTTTGTGTCGCTTTTAAAAATTGACTATAGATAATATAGTTCTTGTTTAGTCTTCCTATTTTTATCCCATCTTTTGTGTCCTGTGCAACCTTAGTTGCGAGTAGTTCTTAATTTCTGATCTTTTATCCCCTCTCTATATTAATAACTATATATGATATATTTCTtcctttattttctatttttgacCGATGTTATTGCGGCCCGTGAGACATGTCATGAAATGGAATGACAAATGAAAGTGATATCACTTCGGCATCGTTTCATTATACTTATCAATAGCTATGTACAATGTCGTTTTAAATTTAATTTTGTCTCCTTTAAAGTTAACTATATATAATATAATGGGTAAAGTTcgatttacaccctccaactttcatcaaagtccggatttcaacctcaaacttcaaaaccggataactttggccctccaactcttgaaaccgttcaactttcaaccttccgGGTGGTTTTGCGGgtaaacagtaacttttgatattttcgggaggcgccgaaattttatattattttttcgagcatcttaacgtcctcaaatgaaaaaactcaaaactacaaagttgtagatctcatcgacgcttacaatttacatataaaaattatcttcatccgacatcgtattgaagggttttttattttttgaaatttgagtctcatcacgcgacaaaatatgatgctgaaattttatattattttttcgagcatcttaacttcctaaaatgaaaaaaattaaaactataaagttgtagatctcatcgagttcTACAGTTTACatgtaaaaattatcttcattcgacatcgtattgaagggttttctattttttgaaatttgagtctcatcacgcgacaaaattgttttgtcgcgtgatgagactcaattttcaaaaaatagaaaacccttcaatacgatatcggatgaagataatttttatatgtaaattgtagacctcgatgagatctacaactttatagttttaatttttttttcatttgaggacgttaagatgctcgaaaaaataatataaaatttcagcatcatattttgtcgcgtgatgagactcaaatttcaaaaaatataaaacccttcaatacgatgttggatgaagataatttttatatgtaaattgtagacctcgatgagatctacaactttgtagttttgagttttttcatttgaggacgttaagatgctcgaaaaaataatataaaatttcgacgccttccgaaaatatcaaaagttactgttcatttGCAAAACCGCCCGGAAAGTCGAAAGTCGAATggtttcgagagttggagggccaaagttatccggttttgtAGTTTGAGGTTGAAATCCAGACTTTGGTGAaaattggagggtgtaaattggactttaccctATATTTAATAATCTTTCGAGAATACAGGAGCACTAGCAAAGCACTTTGTAGTTTGTACTACTGGTAAAGACGAACGATTATTGGGTCCAACTCCGTTCAAGTTCTTCCGTGACCTGGGTCATGGTCGTCATTGGCGCCGGGCGTTGGGTAGTCGTTTACCTCCATGTCCATCCTCGCCTCCGGCCTGCCCAGGTTCATCGCCTCCCCGATCGTCATCTCCTGTTTCCAGACACAGGGTCATCATCAGAATTACAGAAGCCACCTCAGCTCTCGATGACAAATATATATCCACCATCGATGAATTTAACCTCTGTATTTTCGCTAACAGTTCTGTAAAATCGATCAAGAGGGAACACAGCAGGCAAGGAAGGCAGGGTGCGCGGGAGATCAGAGCAAAACATCCGATTAGTAGAAGTAGAACTATACCTGAGAAGAAGTGAGCTTTAGAGCCAGCGGGTGTTGCTGCTGGCTCCCTAGGCCCAGGCTTCCTGCAATCGCACGAACGCACATCAAAATCAGCAACTGATCGAGGAAGGAATCAGCGGGGGAGCCGAAGACCATGAATAACGGCACCGGTGGCTACTGGCGAGTGGCGACCGATCGAAACTCACTTGGCATGGGGACGGAGGAGACGAGGGGGAAGACAAGGAGGCAGGACAGCACGAGGAGCGACTTCTCGGCGCGGCGCTCCATTCCGCTGCCCGCTCACGGTCGCGTGTAGGAGTATCTCACAGTCACGAACTCAGAACGAGGTACGGCGCCAGGAATTCTGAAACTGCGATGGGATGACGCTGGGTGGTGCCGGCGTTGCCGTGGCCCGTGGGTTTTATGTATTTGGACCACCGACCACGGCGTTGCTGCTAGTATCTCGCTGGCATCCTCTCAGCTCTAGCTAAAAGAATAGGTCAACTAAAATGTCTGAATCTATGTTACCAGCTTTATTCTGAAGTGAAAATGTTCAACCTCTATCATATCCACTGTACAATTTGATTTGCTTTCTCAGCCACAACTGCTGCGAGCAGCACACCCGTCCGGTGGCTCCGCAATAACCACCGGCAGCATGCCAATTGCCAACAAGTCGTCAGTAGATCGATGCGATTACAGCTAAGGATGTACGTGCTCTCTCCCCCAACCCATTTTAACCACGAGTAGCTTAATCATGGCACGGTGTTTGAAATTAGAATAAGTCTTGAGACGCTTAATTTCggttgttttcttctttttaataTTACTAGCAAATATACTCATGCATTGCACGGATGActtagagatagagatagaggtagagatagagatagagatagagatagagatagagaacaTATAGTGATGGATTGTCTCAGTATTGTAGGCCTTCTAACAAGCTACGCGCAATTGATATAGATGAATAGTTGTCGAGTACAAGCAAGTATCAAAACGAGATCTTATCACTACAAGAATGTTGTTGATACATGACATTCATAATTGGTCACAATGTACCCAAAAATGGTCATAAAAGGACATCCGTGATAGAATTTTAGTCTGTCATGTATCAAGCGTCATGAATCCACTCGCCTGATAGAAACCTAGAAACGGTCATAGATGTGCACTATCCATGGCTTTTTATGACTGTCATAGAATCCCTAAGGGCATATGTGAGTGTCTATATTTTGGCTATCCTAAGGGCATCTTCAACAATATCCTAATACTTTTCTCGTTAATATGTAGTTATCGGGAGAGTTGCGGCAGCTCAACCCTAATATGTCTGTCTTAATACATACCCACTGACATGTCAAGACCACATGTCATTGGCCTCTCTCGGGCAGATGGTTGGGTTTGGTGCGGTAGTGTATTTGGGTGGAACTCCTCCTTTATTGATGGGAAAAGAGGAGATGACACTACGTacaaaacgatttttagcaacggtttaatttttttgtaggggcggctggtgatggagtcgccctacagtggcgtgctcgggtgcccagacaccagccgccactacaaatggaacagcaggggcagctggtgttacgagccgcccctacaaatggggtctgatttgttggggcggctcaatcaccagccgcccctggaaatggtatttgtaggggcggctggtgattgagccgcccctacaaatggccttgtatttatagctccgatttgtaggggcggctcaatcaccagccgcccctacaaatgctcccCATATAAAAtagatgcagcaccttctttctcctcgggtcactcacttcaacccgtgaaagaaaggtgaggaggccttgggcacctcccaaaaattgctctactaagggggaaaggttttggtctcaaatcctttggtggagaggttgtagaaggtaagaaaatgctattccacacttttttttgaagttttaatggttggttagtgagtaattagagttttatttttctctctcttctatggtgcttgagctatttatgagcaaattagacccaacttttaaatgtactagggtaaattagggaggggaacaagatcatacccttatttggtccatgtttcttgattttagtgaataattagttagttttatagatgtttcatgtgcatgtggatctagatctagggtttgggttttttattaatttcgtttttgtaaatttatgtttgatgaaattggactagggtttgtatgaaagatattgggtaaagtataattattgctaattgttgtctttaaaattgtttattgtaatcaataaatatgtattttaattatttgtggataaatgggccattaattaattttcctctaccatggtgtgtttgtatgcttcatgtaattatattagatttatattcatatatatctgaagtatatacaattattctcaaataattattacttttgattcatttttatatatatctgaataaatagtcctttaatgtttgttttgttgttgttgtaaaagatggagtacaggaactcttggatatatggttcgttaaggttcaaggcaggtttccgtgaagaggtggataaatttattgaagccgcaacgaagcatgcaacaacattgaaagagaataaggatacaattatttgttcctgtaaagattgcaagaaccgtatggcatggacagatgtgactatcatcagatcacatttgattatgcgaggatttgttgaggactacacagtgtggattcatcatggtgaaacggttattgttaacgacgaggatgaggaggaatacgacgacgaaaccatagaatctctatcccaatattcagcagagcttgatgcatgaatggatttcgagtttggtaatgaacaaggtggtgatgctggtggttgggatggtaacgatgaaggtggtgccaataatgatggtggagcatgtgtcggagatgaagatgatttagaggacatgattcgaacccttagaccagagattttactaaatagcccaaaaggtctagaaaatttgaaaagagtgacaaaagcatcgaaggagactgtgtatggtgttaaaaagggctgtccgacacattggacattgctacgtttcgtgcttgagttgctcatcctgaaggctaagtacggctggtcaaactgtagtttcaatgatctattgcatctcctgtcatgggtgctgccacaaccaaactcagtttccgccaacacataccaagcgaagaaggtcataagtccattgacaatgggggttgaaaaaatatatgcatgccccaaccactgtatacttttttgtggcgaaacgttcaagtcactggataaatgtccctggtgtggggccagccggtacaagaacaatgacctttacggtggggacgaaccctccacggggaaaaagtggaataagaagggtacaaaaaaaggtggtacaagaatcttagcccctagaggacactccattaggcaacgatgcaaagcagagaagaattcctgccctggtaatgtggtacctgccagtgatcgGCCGCTTGAGacatatgttcctaaaccctaaagaagccacactcatgacatggtgggatgatgagcgcaaggtggatgatgataagattgcacacccggttgattgtagtcagtggcaaaggtttgatgagaagcacaaagaattcagcgatgacccaaggaatgtacggtttggcttgagcaccaatggaatgaatcccttcaatgagaggatgagcaaccacagcacatggccagtgatcttgaccatgtacaacatcccgacatggttgtgtcagaagagaaagtaccttctcctcagttttcttatttctggccctaaacaactaggcattgatatagacgtgttccttgagcccttgatgcaagaaatggagaggctatggaggcatggggagcaaatgtacgatgcattctgaaaggaggacttcatatgtagagcaataatatttgttactaccaatgattaccccgcgctgtttgctttgtctagacagatcaaagggaagatgggatgcttggtttgcttagatggtactacatgggtgtacctggatgcatccaagaagatagtttacctaaggaactgacgcttcttaaagacaagtcataagtaccgcagtaaattgttctttagattttatgacaatgccccggagattgaaccccctccggagagacgtcataacagagaacatgtgtacagaatggtgaaaacatacgcgtcgtctatggaaagaagaatccggatgggacgaacagagatagaagcacacctcctgtcgaaggcgtaccttttaagaaacaatcgatcttctttcagtatctaccttattggccagacttggaggtcccccatgccattgatgctatgcacgtgcagaagaatgtctttgagagtctcattgctaccttgatggacacaggtaagtcaaaggatggtctgaaagcacggaaagacatggtgcagctaaacgtgatgcacacctcctgtcgaaggcgtaccttttaagaaacaatcgatcttctttcagtatctaccttattggccagacttggaggtcccccatgccattgatgctatgcacgtgcagaagaatgtctttgagagtctcattgctaccttgatggacacaggcaagtcaaaggatggtctgaaagcacggaaagacatggtgcagctaaacgtgatgccacagcttcacccggtacctaaggctaatggaaaatacactctgcccgcggcgtgcttcaacctaacaccagacgagaagagagctatatgcactttcctgagggggatcaaagtcccgactatgttttcagcaaatgtgaagaagctagtatcgatgaaggacttgtcaataacacactgcaaggctcacgattgccatgtgatgctgacaatgtttctacctattgcgatcagggctataaagccagagttcttgaaaatggccatcacccgcatgtgctacttcttttcgaagatctcacagaagacgattggcaaggaagagctgagtgacctacatgaatttgtggtggagacacaaaatcaactggagatgtgtttacctcctgcttttgttgatataatgccacatctcatgattcacatggttcatcagatataggcgcttggcccttgctacttgcatgaaatgtggtcctatgagcggttcatgtcagttttaagttgatacgtgcataatcgagcatgcccagagggctccatgatagagggttgcagtactgaagaagttgtcgagtgctgtcaagagtacctaaaagtacagaaagggattggtaaacccgattctcgtcacaagggtaggctggctgggaagggcaccagtggtagaaaagtgttcatcgaccatgattacaaaaaggtgagtcgggcgcattacagtgtc includes these proteins:
- the LOC136525364 gene encoding uncharacterized protein, producing MERRAEKSLLVLSCLLVFPLVSSVPMPRSLGLGSQQQHPLALKLTSSQEMTIGEAMNLGRPEARMDMEVNDYPTPGANDDHDPGHGRT